From a region of the Geothrix sp. 21YS21S-2 genome:
- a CDS encoding response regulator, translating into MKILSVDDSTTMRRIIGRVVGMLGYDFAEAANGVEALELLARDHADIALVIMDINMPEMDGITCLQTIKADESLKHLPVMMVTTDSDRTRIIQAVQAGAANYVTKPFTHDDLVTKIAATLGEDEF; encoded by the coding sequence ATGAAGATCCTGTCGGTGGACGATTCCACGACCATGAGAAGGATCATCGGCCGGGTCGTGGGCATGCTGGGCTACGACTTCGCCGAGGCCGCCAACGGGGTGGAGGCCCTGGAGCTCCTGGCCCGGGACCACGCCGACATCGCCCTGGTCATCATGGACATCAACATGCCGGAGATGGACGGGATAACCTGCCTGCAGACCATCAAGGCCGACGAGTCCCTCAAGCACCTCCCCGTCATGATGGTCACCACGGATTCCGACCGCACGCGCATCATCCAGGCGGTGCAGGCGGGGGCCGCGAACTACGTGACCAAGCCCTTCACGCACGACGACCTGGTGACGAAGATCGCGGCCACCCTGGGCGAGGACGAGTTCTAG